One genomic window of Phormidium ambiguum IAM M-71 includes the following:
- a CDS encoding trypsin-like peptidase domain-containing protein, translating into MATNNYFQAFKRAIVRIYHANGNVVGAGFLVSDSRSVRASVPEAYPCGNRHLLTCAHVVTAALAILPQNAQDMPVGSVELDFPLIAPGQKVKSKVVFWLPVNPSQTGEDIAGLELESTPPVTIEPIRLLVAEDYWEHNCRIFGFPQGHDLGIWATGILRDKRANDWLQIDALAAQNRAVEKGFSGAPIWDESLQGVVGMAIAAEKRREDVTAAFMIPTSILRSAWSDLGQWMDRYSLSMRNSSDNLPSFRQVKLKALKNHYSVLCAKYEATYNQLNYTLSQADLVSIREQIKDLEKNLLNVEQDINDLSN; encoded by the coding sequence ATGGCAACAAACAATTACTTTCAAGCCTTTAAGAGAGCGATCGTCCGCATCTACCATGCCAATGGTAATGTAGTTGGAGCAGGTTTTTTAGTGTCCGATTCGCGTAGCGTTCGCGCCAGCGTGCCGGAGGCGTATCCCTGCGGGAATCGTCATCTCCTCACCTGTGCTCATGTAGTAACAGCAGCTTTAGCTATTCTCCCTCAGAATGCTCAGGATATGCCTGTAGGTTCTGTAGAGTTAGATTTTCCCCTGATTGCACCAGGTCAAAAAGTGAAGTCTAAAGTAGTATTCTGGCTACCAGTCAATCCATCTCAAACAGGGGAGGATATTGCTGGTTTGGAATTAGAAAGTACTCCTCCAGTAACTATAGAACCGATACGCTTGCTAGTTGCTGAAGATTATTGGGAGCATAATTGTAGGATTTTTGGATTTCCTCAAGGACATGATTTGGGAATATGGGCAACCGGAATTCTGCGGGATAAAAGAGCAAATGATTGGCTTCAAATTGATGCTTTAGCGGCGCAAAATCGTGCTGTAGAAAAAGGTTTTAGTGGCGCACCTATATGGGATGAATCCCTACAAGGTGTAGTGGGAATGGCGATAGCAGCAGAAAAGCGACGGGAAGATGTGACAGCTGCATTTATGATTCCTACATCCATTCTCCGTTCGGCATGGTCAGATTTGGGACAGTGGATGGATCGGTATTCTTTATCTATGAGGAACTCCTCTGATAATTTGCCCTCTTTTCGTCAGGTTAAATTAAAAGCTTTAAAAAATCATTACTCAGTTTTATGTGCTAAATATGAAGCTACATATAACCAACTTAACTATACATTGAGTCAAGCCGATTTAGTTAGTATTAGAGAGCAAATTAAAGATTTAGAAAAAAACCTTCTCAATGTAGAGCAAGACATTAATGATTTATCGAATTAA
- a CDS encoding formylglycine-generating enzyme family protein, with product MSETSLKQKYARQQVDRFVRRFEPSYKKLAYYAALPLVLTPELLNYLRNQLLWEEGENIPWVAEVDLLLSDICRPVGYEQYAMEPAVRAYLISEMEEVLGKKQIEAVARLLITYIKHLSQTNPYISSQELETQQWAAMVCIDDKRQEAVGQISQAYRKCIEATEGRGNPLLNRAEMERLSRITQELAPQLRDYPTLLAFAEVVRRLDTDFSKVSDELLNRSWRVEDVELRLPNALVSSQEDTSSPASQLPNRRTFKFEEATIVFEDEIHLQPFEFEVAKIIRIENVIEAIGQSVLEQTGQPLNDIQISLLKGTFEQQTYKQIAASTGYASNYVQKIGTKLWELLSEVLNTKVTKTNFKNLFSDRELIIYRTRQQAWGYRENLGNSVLLEMVAIPEGSFMMGSPTSEEGHCESESPQHQVTVKSFFMGKYPVTQAQWKAVAALPQVNRKLNPDPSRFKGNDSHSPTETLRKRPVERVSWLDAVEFCDRLSKHTNKPYRLPSEAEWEYACRAGTTTPFHFGETITTGLANYNGNYTYGSGSKGIYRGETTPSGSYGVANTFGLYDMHGNVWEWCADRWHDNYKEAPNDGSAWIEANENKKDSQIFRVLRGGSWRNYPGGCHSACRDSLLADYDYVTVGFRVVCSAEWTQ from the coding sequence ATGAGCGAAACATCACTAAAACAAAAATATGCTCGGCAGCAGGTCGATCGCTTTGTCCGTCGCTTTGAGCCATCTTATAAGAAATTGGCATACTATGCAGCCCTGCCTTTAGTTTTAACTCCAGAGTTGCTCAACTACCTGAGAAATCAGCTTTTGTGGGAAGAAGGAGAAAATATACCTTGGGTAGCAGAAGTAGATTTATTGCTATCAGATATTTGTAGACCTGTAGGCTACGAACAATATGCAATGGAACCTGCGGTACGAGCTTACCTGATATCAGAAATGGAGGAAGTACTAGGTAAGAAACAAATAGAAGCAGTGGCTCGTTTATTGATTACCTATATCAAACATCTTTCCCAAACGAATCCATATATTAGTTCCCAAGAATTAGAGACGCAACAGTGGGCGGCGATGGTCTGCATAGATGATAAAAGGCAGGAAGCAGTAGGTCAGATTTCCCAAGCATATCGAAAATGTATCGAAGCGACAGAAGGCAGAGGAAACCCGTTGCTAAATCGGGCGGAAATGGAAAGACTCTCACGCATTACTCAAGAACTGGCTCCACAATTAAGAGATTATCCTACCCTTTTAGCTTTTGCCGAAGTAGTCAGACGTTTGGATACAGATTTTAGCAAAGTTAGTGATGAATTACTTAATCGCTCCTGGCGAGTGGAAGATGTAGAATTGCGGCTACCAAATGCGCTAGTTTCTTCTCAAGAAGATACCAGTAGCCCTGCCTCTCAACTTCCAAATCGGCGGACTTTTAAATTTGAAGAGGCAACCATTGTTTTTGAGGATGAAATTCATCTCCAACCTTTTGAGTTTGAAGTGGCAAAGATTATTCGCATAGAGAATGTTATTGAAGCTATTGGGCAATCAGTTTTAGAGCAAACAGGACAACCTCTTAACGATATTCAAATCAGCCTTTTAAAAGGAACCTTTGAGCAACAGACTTACAAACAAATTGCTGCTTCCACAGGCTACGCATCAAACTATGTACAAAAGATTGGTACAAAGTTATGGGAACTCTTATCAGAAGTATTGAATACAAAAGTTACGAAAACTAACTTCAAAAATTTATTTAGCGATCGGGAGTTAATAATATATCGCACTCGCCAACAAGCTTGGGGCTATAGAGAAAATTTGGGTAATAGCGTTCTGCTAGAAATGGTTGCGATTCCTGAAGGCAGCTTTATGATGGGTTCACCAACGAGTGAAGAGGGACACTGTGAATCAGAAAGTCCCCAACATCAAGTAACTGTTAAATCCTTCTTTATGGGCAAATATCCTGTTACTCAAGCTCAATGGAAAGCTGTAGCAGCATTACCTCAAGTTAATAGAAAACTTAACCCAGATCCATCTAGGTTTAAAGGTAACGATTCTCATTCTCCTACAGAGACGCTACGCAAACGCCCCGTAGAGCGAGTATCTTGGTTAGATGCAGTGGAATTTTGCGATCGCCTTTCCAAACACACTAACAAACCCTACCGCTTACCTAGCGAAGCTGAGTGGGAATATGCTTGCCGTGCCGGAACAACCACTCCATTTCACTTTGGCGAAACAATTACCACAGGTTTAGCTAACTACAATGGTAATTATACTTACGGTTCAGGTTCAAAAGGGATTTATCGTGGAGAAACAACACCCTCCGGTAGCTATGGAGTAGCTAACACCTTTGGATTGTACGATATGCACGGCAATGTCTGGGAATGGTGTGCCGATCGCTGGCACGATAATTACAAAGAAGCGCCTAATGATGGGAGTGCTTGGATTGAGGCAAATGAGAATAAGAAAGATTCTCAAATTTTTAGAGTGCTGCGCGGTGGTTCGTGGCGCAACTATCCTGGAGGCTGCCATTCGGCTTGTCGCGACAGCCTCCTTGCGGACTACGATTACGTCACTGTCGGTTTTCGAGTTGTCTGTAGTGCGGAGTGGACTCAGTAG
- a CDS encoding helix-turn-helix domain-containing protein, giving the protein MSNEVCLITLGRVIIAARRNQGLSQRELAMLLSAKIGSEFSFVELSKIENARLDVRDLIYNKLIQSFCDLFNIDSPTETLRERNWVEQIRSQTEPQPLDLSKAVFPVHINCCLTDGH; this is encoded by the coding sequence ATGTCAAACGAAGTGTGTTTAATAACTTTGGGCAGAGTCATCATTGCTGCCAGAAGAAACCAAGGTCTAAGCCAAAGAGAATTAGCGATGTTATTATCAGCTAAAATTGGCAGCGAGTTTAGTTTTGTTGAATTGTCTAAAATCGAGAACGCTCGCCTTGATGTACGCGATTTAATATACAATAAACTAATTCAAAGTTTCTGCGATTTGTTTAATATCGATTCTCCTACGGAGACGCTACGCGAACGCAATTGGGTTGAACAAATCCGTAGCCAAACTGAACCACAGCCGCTTGATTTAAGTAAAGCTGTGTTTCCGGTTCATATAAATTGTTGTTTAACTGATGGACATTAA
- a CDS encoding CU044_2847 family protein, with amino-acid sequence MKQLAEFVVAGEVILVEVDEPESNVVERAALPSGQKVLKAQQSLEEAFDKVKPVANAIISKLKDLNTPADEVEVKFGIKLTADAGAIFTSIGGEVNYEITLKWSNNKSN; translated from the coding sequence ATGAAACAACTAGCGGAATTTGTAGTAGCAGGCGAAGTCATATTAGTAGAGGTAGATGAACCAGAGTCGAATGTTGTCGAACGAGCCGCTTTACCTTCGGGACAAAAGGTACTCAAAGCACAACAATCTTTAGAAGAAGCTTTCGATAAAGTAAAACCAGTAGCCAACGCTATCATTTCTAAACTTAAGGATCTCAATACTCCAGCTGATGAAGTAGAGGTAAAATTTGGGATTAAACTAACTGCTGATGCAGGGGCAATTTTTACTTCAATTGGCGGAGAAGTCAACTATGAAATCACTTTGAAGTGGAGCAATAATAAATCCAATTAA
- a CDS encoding AAA family ATPase → MKRKVKYKFTGNLVNPPQNSHPDSPQKPEPYIADRELIQAVNLAIYLRRPLLLEGEAGCGKTRLAAAVAYELGLPFYRWDVRSTSKAQEGLYKYDALLRLHDVQAQKVDSKLNRDPSNPTCYRQFGALGRAFCLKDCPALVLIDEIDKADLDFPNDLLAVLDEPWAFEIPETGEIGDNKIKATHEPIIIITSNKEKGNLPAPFLRRCVYYFIKFPSDSEQLRKIVDVHYQAQAEDSSQETSNRPVATKPSLELIKSASERFLAIRKAKGLFREPGTSEFLDWLNALQSFDSQPYSPSKLETINPLPYRELLFKQSADWEKYASAS, encoded by the coding sequence ATGAAACGAAAGGTTAAATATAAATTCACAGGGAATCTAGTGAATCCCCCTCAAAATTCTCACCCCGATTCTCCGCAAAAACCAGAACCTTATATTGCCGATCGCGAGTTAATTCAGGCAGTAAACTTAGCGATTTATCTTCGCCGTCCTTTGTTGTTAGAAGGAGAAGCGGGATGTGGTAAGACGCGATTGGCTGCGGCGGTTGCTTACGAATTAGGTTTACCGTTTTATCGTTGGGATGTGCGTTCTACTAGTAAGGCGCAGGAAGGTTTGTATAAGTATGATGCGCTCCTGCGATTGCATGATGTTCAAGCTCAAAAAGTAGATTCCAAACTTAACCGAGATCCGAGTAATCCAACCTGCTATCGTCAATTTGGAGCATTAGGTAGAGCTTTTTGTTTAAAAGATTGTCCGGCGCTCGTCTTAATTGATGAAATAGATAAGGCTGACTTAGATTTCCCTAATGATTTGTTAGCAGTTTTGGATGAACCTTGGGCATTTGAAATTCCTGAAACTGGGGAAATAGGAGATAATAAAATTAAAGCAACTCATGAACCGATTATTATTATTACTAGCAATAAAGAGAAAGGAAATCTGCCTGCGCCTTTCCTAAGACGCTGTGTATATTACTTTATCAAATTTCCTAGTGATTCAGAACAGTTACGGAAAATTGTGGATGTTCACTATCAGGCTCAAGCCGAAGATTCTTCTCAAGAAACCTCCAATCGGCCTGTAGCAACTAAACCGTCATTAGAATTGATAAAATCTGCAAGTGAACGATTCTTGGCAATTCGTAAAGCTAAGGGGTTATTTAGAGAACCGGGTACTAGCGAATTTCTCGACTGGCTGAACGCACTGCAAAGCTTTGATTCACAGCCATACTCACCCTCAAAGTTAGAAACTATCAATCCGCTTCCCTATCGAGAATTGTTGTTTAAACAGTCGGCTGATTGGGAGAAATACGCATCTGCCTCATGA
- a CDS encoding family 10 glycosylhydrolase, which produces MPAKKENNGCGCASIPFSLIIVLFGFGYWGFTNLDRVDFGKFLPNNQQPTSENLTPAPTKQTPVVNSPVEQVIPTPTPTNKPQTTPLPVTPKQSPSTQTAWEKKEIRGIYLSRYQATNNADEKTIRERVRYYRSQGINTIIHGVWGNGCTMYKSDVMQQTFEYKSCPNQFKEQWLEWLIDEAHKQGMQVHAYFEKGIKIDKNSPIFDEAIAKRWIVPGVDKTYPGIEHYVLDVEIPEVANLFKKILVEFVQKYPTIDAVQWDDYLGYHADLPGKVDRTTHLTNFVRQMRDDMKKANPNVSFDLCHHNPYWGKRYFAADWSNWDADRVFIQTYNDANFNQELVYAEKYEGVAISDEQLYRLKELMNNPKIKSILVFPSEGKPEETAALVKKLIVNK; this is translated from the coding sequence ATGCCAGCGAAAAAAGAAAACAATGGATGTGGATGTGCGAGTATTCCATTTTCATTAATCATAGTTTTATTTGGATTTGGTTATTGGGGCTTTACCAATCTAGATCGGGTAGATTTCGGCAAATTTCTACCTAATAATCAACAGCCAACCTCTGAAAATTTAACTCCTGCACCGACAAAGCAAACACCTGTTGTTAATTCTCCCGTAGAGCAAGTTATTCCGACTCCAACACCAACAAATAAACCGCAAACTACACCATTACCAGTAACTCCTAAGCAATCACCATCAACTCAAACAGCTTGGGAGAAAAAGGAAATTAGAGGAATTTATTTAAGTCGGTATCAAGCAACTAATAATGCTGATGAAAAAACGATTCGCGAACGAGTCCGTTATTATCGCTCTCAAGGAATAAATACAATTATTCATGGAGTATGGGGAAACGGTTGCACGATGTATAAAAGCGATGTAATGCAACAGACATTTGAATATAAAAGTTGTCCCAACCAATTTAAAGAGCAGTGGTTAGAATGGTTGATTGATGAAGCGCATAAACAGGGAATGCAAGTCCATGCTTATTTTGAAAAGGGGATTAAAATTGACAAAAATAGCCCCATATTTGATGAAGCAATTGCTAAAAGATGGATTGTACCTGGGGTTGATAAAACCTATCCAGGTATCGAACACTATGTACTAGATGTCGAGATACCAGAAGTTGCTAATCTTTTCAAGAAAATCTTAGTAGAATTTGTCCAAAAGTATCCCACAATTGATGCAGTTCAATGGGATGATTACTTAGGTTATCATGCTGATTTACCGGGAAAAGTCGATCGCACCACCCATTTAACAAATTTCGTCAGGCAAATGAGAGATGACATGAAAAAAGCTAACCCGAATGTTAGTTTCGATTTGTGTCATCATAATCCTTATTGGGGTAAACGTTATTTTGCGGCTGATTGGTCAAATTGGGATGCCGATCGAGTTTTCATTCAAACTTATAACGATGCTAATTTTAACCAAGAGCTAGTTTATGCTGAGAAATATGAAGGAGTAGCTATCTCAGACGAGCAGTTGTATCGCTTAAAAGAACTGATGAATAACCCTAAAATTAAGAGCATTTTAGTGTTTCCCTCAGAGGGGAAACCAGAAGAAACTGCTGCTCTTGTTAAAAAGCTTATTGTCAATAAATAA
- the cas1d gene encoding type I-D CRISPR-associated endonuclease Cas1d — MSVLYVTQPEAVLNKNYEAFTVSLKQEDDTWKKQSVPAQTVEQVVLMGNPQVTGDALTYALELGIPIHYLSGYGKYLGSALPGYSRNGSLRLAQFELYNDSPRKLELVKTIVTGKIQNQYTVLYRQKIANSSLKTYKKLVAQKQTLDEVRGVEGIAAKDYFAEWTAMLKEPWSFPGRNRRPPTDPVNSLLSFGYGLLRVQVTAAVHIVGLDPYVGYLHEVSRGQPAIVLDLMEEFRPLVADSLVLSVLNKREIQPDDFTESLGAYRLSDDGRKRFLQAFERKMNDEFTHPVFDYRCTYRRAIELQARLLSRYLQEGITYKPLVLR; from the coding sequence ATGTCTGTACTTTATGTAACTCAACCCGAAGCTGTTTTGAATAAAAACTATGAAGCTTTTACTGTTTCTCTGAAACAAGAAGATGATACTTGGAAAAAGCAATCAGTTCCGGCTCAAACTGTGGAACAAGTAGTATTGATGGGTAATCCTCAAGTTACGGGTGATGCTTTGACTTATGCTTTAGAGTTGGGAATACCGATTCACTATCTTTCTGGGTATGGCAAATATTTAGGTAGTGCTTTACCTGGCTATTCTCGTAATGGTTCTCTGCGGTTGGCACAGTTTGAACTTTATAACGACTCTCCCCGCAAATTGGAGTTAGTTAAGACAATTGTTACTGGGAAAATTCAAAATCAATATACGGTTTTGTATCGCCAGAAAATTGCTAATAGTTCGCTGAAAACTTATAAGAAATTAGTGGCGCAAAAGCAGACTTTAGATGAAGTTCGAGGGGTGGAAGGTATTGCAGCTAAGGATTATTTTGCGGAATGGACTGCCATGTTAAAAGAACCTTGGTCTTTTCCGGGAAGAAATCGCCGTCCTCCTACCGATCCGGTGAATTCTCTGTTAAGTTTTGGCTATGGATTATTGCGGGTACAGGTAACAGCAGCGGTTCATATTGTGGGACTCGATCCTTATGTTGGCTATTTGCATGAAGTGAGTCGAGGTCAACCTGCTATCGTACTCGATTTGATGGAAGAGTTTCGTCCTTTGGTGGCGGATAGTTTGGTGTTATCAGTATTGAATAAACGTGAAATTCAACCAGATGATTTTACAGAAAGTTTGGGTGCTTATCGACTTAGTGATGATGGACGTAAGCGATTTTTACAGGCATTTGAGCGCAAGATGAATGATGAATTTACCCATCCAGTTTTTGATTATCGCTGTACTTATCGACGGGCGATCGAATTACAAGCACGTTTGTTGAGTCGTTATCTACAAGAAGGCATTACTTACAAACCTTTGGTTTTACGATGA
- the cas2 gene encoding CRISPR-associated endonuclease Cas2, with product MKDTLFYLVIYDLPDSKAANKRRNRLHKMLSGYGKWTQYSVFECFLTTIQFVKLQQKIEKLIKPKEDSVRIYVLDAGSLKRTITYGSEEPRQEIAIVL from the coding sequence ATGAAAGACACTTTGTTTTATTTGGTAATCTACGATTTACCGGATTCTAAAGCAGCTAATAAGCGGCGTAATCGCTTACACAAAATGTTATCTGGTTACGGCAAGTGGACGCAATACAGTGTTTTTGAATGTTTTTTGACCACGATCCAATTTGTGAAGCTGCAGCAGAAAATTGAAAAGTTGATTAAGCCAAAAGAAGATTCAGTACGCATTTATGTTTTGGATGCCGGATCTCTCAAGCGCACGATTACTTACGGTTCTGAGGAACCAAGGCAGGAAATTGCGATCGTTCTTTAA
- a CDS encoding VWA containing CoxE family protein: protein MSEFNPELIVENAFKYLRKKGFNLGVNEYLAALDAVRGEMGSQNIDELKLVLKLLWCHSPEEQSYFASLWEEIAAIAPPPPSQKSIPPKQNREETPSLPPKPLPELPDDRSPEIPSPPPESSPDLTPLPVKSPYIPVDLQNPPTLQTYSPISRRKMAYTWRYLRRLIPDGPLDVLDVDATVEQSACQGFFLAPVYRRREVNHASLKLFIDRDGSMTPFHRFTRDLVETVEQACYLAQIQIYYFHNVPVVAVYQDAHLTKPVTIEEALASCDRDTSVLIVSDAGAARGYHCMERIRATIQFLVQLKQRTNLICWLNPMPKERWENTSAEAIAYLVSMQQMDKDGFSNAIDIVRGQVLSHPHNE from the coding sequence ATGAGTGAATTTAATCCAGAACTAATTGTTGAAAATGCCTTTAAGTACTTGCGAAAGAAAGGCTTTAATTTAGGTGTCAACGAATATCTAGCAGCGTTGGATGCTGTTAGAGGTGAGATGGGTAGTCAGAATATTGATGAACTTAAATTGGTGTTGAAGTTGCTCTGGTGCCATTCTCCAGAGGAGCAATCTTACTTTGCTTCGCTTTGGGAAGAAATTGCTGCGATCGCACCCCCACCACCTTCTCAAAAGTCGATTCCCCCCAAACAAAACAGGGAAGAAACGCCATCCCTACCACCAAAACCGCTTCCCGAACTGCCGGACGATCGCTCACCCGAAATTCCATCGCCACCACCGGAATCTTCTCCCGATTTAACACCCTTACCTGTTAAGTCGCCTTATATTCCTGTTGATTTACAAAATCCACCTACTCTTCAAACTTATTCACCGATTTCTCGTCGCAAAATGGCTTACACCTGGCGCTATTTGCGTCGTCTGATCCCAGATGGCCCATTAGATGTGTTAGATGTTGATGCAACGGTGGAACAATCAGCTTGTCAAGGTTTTTTCTTAGCTCCTGTCTATCGTCGTAGAGAAGTCAATCATGCTTCCCTGAAGTTATTTATAGATCGGGATGGCTCTATGACTCCATTTCATCGTTTTACTCGCGATTTGGTGGAGACAGTTGAGCAAGCTTGCTATCTTGCTCAAATTCAAATCTATTATTTTCACAATGTTCCTGTTGTAGCTGTCTATCAAGATGCTCATTTAACCAAGCCTGTTACGATCGAGGAAGCTTTAGCAAGTTGCGATCGCGATACCAGCGTGTTAATTGTCAGCGATGCAGGAGCAGCCAGAGGTTATCATTGCATGGAGCGAATTCGAGCCACAATTCAGTTTTTAGTTCAGCTGAAACAGCGAACAAATTTAATCTGTTGGCTTAACCCAATGCCTAAAGAACGTTGGGAAAACACCTCTGCCGAAGCGATTGCTTACCTTGTGTCGATGCAGCAAATGGATAAAGATGGATTTAGTAACGCGATCGATATCGTGCGCGGACAAGTTTTATCTCATCCCCATAATGAGTAA
- a CDS encoding Rieske 2Fe-2S domain-containing protein: MCGKCPHRGIDLKSINGDRKGNKICPAHGLKWNKQGQLVHKTQH; encoded by the coding sequence ATTTGCGGTAAATGTCCACATCGGGGAATTGATTTAAAGTCAATTAATGGCGATCGAAAAGGCAATAAAATCTGTCCGGCTCATGGATTGAAGTGGAATAAACAAGGTCAATTAGTTCATAAAACTCAACATTAA
- a CDS encoding DUF6876 family protein, which yields MLFDMMRSLSEIDVFYARIMLTVEQLKSQLSQFTGTDNYYKHWLGFQYTDGIKFLADNAECYWLLDAIASYQPTLRQNPRLRDFQLWLLVVGNEHEFIKPKEGNKAVLTCWEDTPSPGVKPAVCQQIEYTDFPLPVITLYLENRVLLLPSES from the coding sequence ATGTTATTTGACATGATGCGTTCGCTTTCTGAGATTGATGTTTTTTATGCCAGAATCATGCTAACAGTAGAACAACTAAAATCTCAGTTAAGTCAATTCACTGGAACTGATAACTATTACAAGCATTGGTTAGGATTTCAATACACAGATGGCATCAAATTCTTAGCTGATAATGCTGAATGTTATTGGTTATTAGATGCGATCGCATCCTACCAACCAACACTGCGCCAAAATCCAAGACTACGAGACTTTCAGTTGTGGTTACTAGTTGTCGGTAACGAACACGAATTCATCAAACCCAAAGAGGGAAATAAAGCTGTTCTAACTTGTTGGGAAGATACACCTTCTCCAGGTGTTAAACCAGCAGTTTGTCAGCAGATTGAATATACAGATTTTCCTTTACCAGTAATCACGCTCTACCTGGAAAACAGGGTTTTACTATTGCCAAGTGAAAGTTAA
- a CDS encoding formylglycine-generating enzyme family protein: MVIKRIEREAEYFVEDLGAGVELEMMLIPGGSFLMGSPEKEEGHNESESPQHSVTIKPFCMGKYPVTQAQWKTVAALPQVSRELKLDPSYFKGAERPVECVSWYDAVEFCARLTHKTGRTYRLPSEAEWEYACRAGKTTPFHFGETITTDLANYDGRDNKYGKWSGSYGRGPKGVYRQETTPVGSFKVANRFGLFDMHGNVWEWCADHWYENYEGAPVDGSAWVDEQQNENDHDPQIIRVLRGGSWYVIPEYCRSACRDCNNASNDDGNLGFRIVCSAELT, translated from the coding sequence ATGGTAATTAAACGCATTGAGCGTGAAGCAGAATATTTTGTCGAAGACCTGGGCGCTGGAGTTGAACTAGAGATGATGTTGATTCCTGGTGGCAGCTTCTTGATGGGTTCTCCCGAAAAAGAAGAAGGACATAATGAATCAGAAAGCCCTCAGCACTCAGTAACTATCAAGCCTTTTTGCATGGGGAAATATCCTGTCACCCAAGCTCAATGGAAAACAGTAGCGGCATTACCTCAAGTTAGTCGAGAACTTAAGTTAGATCCATCTTATTTCAAAGGTGCGGAGCGCCCAGTAGAATGCGTTTCTTGGTATGATGCGGTAGAATTTTGCGCTCGACTGACTCACAAAACAGGACGAACATATCGCTTACCCAGCGAAGCTGAATGGGAATATGCTTGCAGGGCTGGCAAAACCACACCGTTCCATTTTGGCGAGACAATTACCACAGATTTAGCAAATTACGACGGTAGAGATAATAAATATGGTAAGTGGTCAGGCTCTTATGGTCGTGGCCCGAAAGGTGTTTATCGTCAGGAAACAACCCCTGTAGGCAGCTTTAAAGTTGCTAATCGTTTCGGGCTATTTGATATGCACGGAAACGTTTGGGAATGGTGTGCTGACCATTGGTATGAGAATTACGAAGGCGCACCTGTTGATGGCAGTGCTTGGGTCGATGAACAACAAAATGAGAATGATCATGATCCTCAAATAATTAGAGTGCTGCGGGGTGGTTCGTGGTACGTTATTCCTGAGTACTGCCGTTCGGCTTGTCGCGACTGCAACAATGCGAGCAACGATGATGGCAATCTTGGTTTTCGGATTGTCTGTAGTGCGGAGTTAACTTAG
- a CDS encoding DUF29 domain-containing protein, which yields MTNIQSITTAITSLYEQDFYLWLQTNINLLKQGKFTEIDLENLLEELESMGRSDKNALKSNLRVLLMHLLKYKYQPEKQTNSRLYTIIEHRIRLEDAFKTSPSLYRFFEGIFSESYQNARKLAAGETGLSIEIFPPESPFTVEEVLHADFLPSQSNAPENI from the coding sequence ATGACAAATATTCAATCAATAACAACTGCAATAACATCCCTTTACGAACAGGATTTTTATCTATGGTTACAAACAAATATCAATTTATTAAAACAGGGAAAGTTTACCGAAATAGATCTAGAAAATTTACTAGAGGAACTGGAAAGTATGGGGAGAAGCGATAAAAATGCTTTAAAAAGTAATTTAAGGGTACTTTTAATGCACTTACTCAAGTATAAATATCAGCCGGAAAAGCAAACAAATAGTCGGCTTTACACCATTATAGAACATCGTATACGCCTTGAAGATGCTTTCAAAACCAGTCCGAGTTTATATCGCTTTTTTGAGGGAATTTTTAGTGAATCTTATCAAAATGCTAGGAAACTAGCCGCAGGTGAAACAGGTTTATCTATTGAGATATTTCCCCCTGAGTCTCCCTTTACAGTAGAAGAAGTTCTTCATGCTGATTTTTTACCTTCACAGAGCAACGCTCCCGAAAATATTTGA